The genomic region GACCTGCTGACCGCGCTCGCCGAGGACCCGAGCCTGACGGCCGAGGAAGCCGTCGAGGCCGAGGGCCTGGGTGGCGTCTCCGAGGACGAGGTTCGCGAGGCCGTCGCGGAGGTCGTCGAGCGGAATTCGGACCAGGTCGAAGAAGAGGGTATGGGCGCGTTCTCCGCGCTCATGGGCGAGTGCATGGGTGCGCTCCGGGGCAAGGCCGGTGGTGACACCGTGAGTGCCGTGCTCCGCGAGGAGATTCAGAAGCGCGCCTGACTGCTTCCCGCGACACTCTCCGTATTCTCCAGATTCTCGACTCCCCGTGCTACACAAGACACTTCTCTCTATTTGGCATACTTACCAGATGAATGACGGAAGGTACCACCAGACGCCGGTTCTGTGGGACGGTGGGTGCAGTTCTTTCCGTAGCAACTGGTGGCTGTCTACAGACACTGTTCGTCGAACAACCGTACGGTGACCTCGTCGTCTCGAACCAGCACGACCGTCGGCATACCGTCTCGATCACCGCCTCGAACGACCACTTCATGCACGAGGGAAAGCCAGCAGCGAACCGACGGCTCCAGCAGCCCATCGAACCCGGCGAGACGATTCGGAAAGCACGTTTCTTCGTCAGTGGTGAAACCGATGTCCGAATCAGCGTCGATGGCGTGTCGGTCGGACACGAAACCGTCGACGTATGGCGGGGTGAAGGCGGCGAGGACGACCGCCACGAGGAAGCACTCGAAGTGAATATTCGGCCCGATGGAACCACGGTCGTCGACGTTGTGGTGACTCACACTGCGTCGTAATTCGGGGTTGTAGAATCGAGGTAGTGGAACCGGGATGACCGGTCAGTCAGCCCCGCGCCCGTACGGCTCCCCGGACCCGGCCTGGTCGCGCAGCGCCTTCTTGATGCGCGCCTCGTAGGTCACCGGGTCCGAGATGCGCTGGGAGACGTAGAACGACAGCCCGACGAGCACGAGCGCGAACGCCGCGTCGGTCAGCCAGTGGACGCCCAGGTAGAACGTCGAGAACATGATGGCGACGGTGAGCCCGCCAGCGAGCCTGGCGTAGCGCGGGGAGCTGTACCGGGAGTACACCGCGGCGAGCGCGGAGATGCCGGTGTGCAGGCTCGGGAACGCCTTCACGAGCGTGTCGGTCGAGGTGATGCCCTCGGTGATGACGGGGTGGAGGTCGTACATCAGTGCCTCCATGCCGGACCCGCCCGTGGCGGTGTGCCCGAGGTACTCGGAGGTGACCGACACCGGGAACGCGAGGAAGTACGGGAGCGCCATGAGGACGAGCATGGCGTACGCCGCACAGTAGCGTCGGGCCTGCTCGGGGTCGTGTGCCTTCAGCTTCCAGTAGGTGAACAGCGTGACGAACGGGAACCCGATGAGGTAGACGAACGTCATCGCGTAGGTGAGCGGGACCCACGTGACCGTCTGGAACAGCATGACGGTGGTGCCTTCGAGGCCGTAGATGACGGACGTGTAGGTCCGGCCGGCGTAGAAGTGGTGTGCCATCGTGTTCACGCCGAACGTGACCACCCAGGCCACGCCGAGGTACTTCCAGTCGGTCCGCACGAGCCCGCCGACGAACGACCGGAACGAGACGTCGGGGACGAAGAGGCGGAAGCCGAGCGCGAAGACGAGCAGCGTCGGCACGGCTACGAGCAAGCTGAACCAGGTGCCGGGGGAGAGGGAGGGCAGTAGCTGCTCCATATGTCTATATACCGATACCGTTCTGTCGTTGTATTATTGTTTCGGTGCGGAGACCACTACGGCTCACCGGGTATGGAGGTCGCATCTGGGGACTCCAGTGTACTAGTCCGGCTGGAAATAAACCCTTTCTGTAATGTTCGCCGTCCGGGTGGTCTCAGTCGTCCTGCCCGGTGGCTTCACCGGGCTCGTCGCGGTCGGCAGGGTCCCGAGCGACACTCGCGAGCTCCGGGTGGTTCGTCGCCCGCCGGAAGATACCGAGGAGGGAGCGGGCCTCGCGCTGGGTCGGGTGCGCCCGTCCGAACACGCGGCGAGCCATCCGCAGGGTCTTCGCGCGCTTCTCCTCGGGGTGGTCGATGCTGTCGAGCAGGTCGTCGAACTGGTCGTAGAGTCGGTCGAGCATCGCCTCCTCGGCGCGCTCGTGCTCGCGGTCCGGCAGCTGGGTCTCCTCGACTGTGAGCCCGCGGAGTTCGTACAGCGTGATGGTCGCGGCCTGGCCGAGATTGAGGACGGGATAATCGTCGCTCGCGGGAATCGAGCAGACGGCGTCGACCTTCGAGAGCTCCTCGTTGGTCAGGCCATCGGCCTCGCGCCCGAAGATGAGACAGGCGTCGGCGTCCAGCCCCGCGAGGTCGTCTGCGAGTTCGTCCGGCGTGAAGAAGGGGAACCGGACGTGCTTGCGGCAGTCCTCGTTGGTCGTCGCGGTGAGGCCGACCGTGTAGTAGTTGTCGACGAGGTAGTCGAAGTCGACCTCCTTCGCGTTCGCGAGCACGTCCTCGCGTGCGCGGCCGGCGAAGCCCCACGCCTCGCTGTGCTTCTCCTGGGTGCCCTCCGGCGGGTCGACGAGCAGGAGTTCCGACATGCCGAAGTTCTTCATCGCCCGGGCGATGGTGCCCACGTTCCCCGGCGTCTTGCTGTCGACGACGGCGACTGCTGGTGTCGTCATCAGTTATCGCCCGTCGGGTACTCCTTCGTGATGTCCATGTTCCGGATGTCGATGCGCTCCTTGGGCTGGCCGTCGTCGACGCCCGCGTGCTCGTTGCCCTCCAGGTCGTCGGCGTCCGGCAGGTCCGGCTTCGGCAGGTCCAGCGGGTCCGTCTCGACGTGCTCGACCCCGCCGTAGTCCTCGGGTGCACGCCCGCCGTCTGCGAACCACTCGTGGAACTCGTCCTCGAACAGGTCCGTCTCGGCGTGCTCGATGCCGCCCTCCTCGCGGAACCAGTAGAGGAAGTCCGGCTCGTGCTCGTCACAGAGCACGACCTCGTTCAGTGGCTCCCCGTACACCACCGACGCGACGTTGCACTGCTCGACGTTCGCGTCGCCGTGGATCAGCCAGCAGGCGTCACAGGGCCCGTTGTAGACGACGCCGAGGCGCACGAGCCGTCGCTTCGTGTCCTCGTCCATCTCGTCGAAGGGACGGACCTCGCCCTCCGCGGTGAACACCTCGTCCTCGTCGAAGCGCCACCCCCGGAGACCGATACTTATCTTGCTCATACCCGGTGGTATCGGGTCTGTGGGTAAAAACGACGCGTCTTCGGGTGTCGCGATGTGGTACAGAGTTTTCCCGTGTTTCTTCGTACGATGCCATGGATTCCGATAGCACGACGACTCGCGCCGATTGCGATGGAAACCGCAACCGCACCGCAGCCACACCCTCCCCAGCCGACTCCCTCCGCATTCGCTCCGGTCGTCCCTCGCGCGCTGCTGACTCCTGGCTTCGCGTTGCGAGGCGACTCGGTCGCCTCGCGCTCAGCACACTCGTCAGCGCGCGCCTCATCGCTGTTCTGCCGAGCATCTGTACCCAGCCAATCAGTCTGGCGCGTGCAGGCGGGCGATCTCGTTCGCCCGCCGAACCGCGCGAGGGACGAAGCGCGCAGTGTAGCAACGCGGAACGAGCACTGGAGTCGGCTGGGGAGGCCGTGGTTGCGGTGTGGTGCGGAGGCGGTCATCGCCAACAGCGCGAGTGAACTGCTCGTAGTCACCACCAGCACTGGCCCCAATCACACCTCGAAACCCTCCGACAAGCGCTGACAGAACTCCCGGCAGGTCGAACGGGGAACAGGCCGTTTTTCACGATTCAGACCCCCAACCCAGGTAATGAGAGACGTAGACGCCGCCGGGCTCGGCATCGGGGACGGCTACCCGACGCGGGTCATGGGCGTGCTCAACGTGAGTTCGGAGTCGCCGTACAAGCCGAGCGTCTTCGACGACGCGGGCGACGCGGCCGCGTACGTGGACGAGGAGCTCATCGGTGAGGGCGCGGACATCGTGGACGTGGGCCTCGAATCGGCGAACAAGAAGTTCGAGGTGCTCTCGGCAGAACAGGAGCTCGACCGCCTCGACGTGGCCCTCGAAACGATCGAATCAACCTCGGGAGACGCCATCTGGTCTATCGAGACGCGCTACCACGAGGTGGCCGAGGCGGCCATCGAGGGCGGTTTCGACATGGTGAACGACATCGCGGGCTTCGCGGACCCGAAGCTGCCCGAGGTCTGTGCCGAGTACGACGTGGCGGTCGCGAAGATGGCCAGCCCGCCGAACCTGAAACGGCCGGGCGCGGTCGAGGAGACACCCTGGGCCGAGCGCAAGGGAGCCGAGTGGGCCGAGTCGGCGGACTACATCGACCAGGTGTACGAGGCCCTGAAACAGAACGGGCTGACGGACAAGACCATCGTGGACCCCGCCTTCGGGGGGTGGTCCGAGGCGCAGACGACCGAGCAGGACCGCGAGGTCCTGCGAAGACTGCGGGAGTTCCGCGGGCTGGGCCAGCCCATCCTGGTCTCCATCAACCGGAAGAACTTCCTGCGCGAGCTGACCGACCGCTCGACCGAGGACGCCCTGGCCGTCTCGCTGGCGGCGACCTCGATGGCCATCGAGCGCGGCGCACACGTCGTGCGGACCCACGACGTGCGGGAGACGGTCGACGCCTGCGCCGTGGGGGACGCCTTCACGCCGGAGCGGTACCGCGGGGACGCGGACGACGTCGCGGTCGAGGAGCTCGACGTCCAGACCGAGGGCGACGTGTCGCGACACGTCGAACGCCTCGGAACCGAGGACGTTGCGGCGGACGCGACCCGGGCCGTGTTCGAGGTGTCCGGGCTCACCGCCGGACAGGCAGAATCGCTCGCCGCGGCGGCGTCTGACGCGGGCGCGGTGTTCGTCACCGGCGCGGACCCCGGAAACGCGGGGCTGCTCGTCGGCAGTCACCGCGCACTTCGCGAACTGGCCGGTTCGACGCCCGATGACGCCGGTCTGGTCGCTGTCATCGACGCGGTAGATGCGACGGTGGCCTGACCGCGCGCGAGCGACTCGCCGGGGAGCGGCGCGCGGCCGACCCGACCCGAGACCGGACGAGCCGGGCGCAGTGTCCCGTTTCTCAAACGGTGAAAACGACCTTTTGAGGAGTGTAAGGGTCGATTATCCCACTAATTTCGAGTGAACAGAATGGTCGAATGGTAGGAACGAATCCGTCGCGTGCAACTGGTTTCGGGCCGCGAATGACGGAGGAAAGAGAGAAAACTTATACTGGGGCAGTATGAACGAACGGGTGGAAGCCGGGAGGGCCTCTCGGGTAGGGGTACCTTGTAAGAGGCAATCTCGGCCCACACCAACGGTTATCTTGGACTCACTCTGGTAGCCACAGGTATGGAATTCACCGAGTTCGAACCCGTCTACGAGCGCATCCTGCAGGACTTCGGCTTCGGCCGCGAGGGTGACGAGCGCGCCCGTGACGTGCTGGCCGACCTGACGACACCGTTCGACGAGTCACGTCTGTCCATGCTGACGGGCGAGCGCATCGCGATCTGCGGCGCAGGACCGTCGCTGGCCGAGGACCTCGCGAGCCTCGACGCGGACCGGGTCGTGGCGGCCTCCACGGCCGCGGCGGTCTGTCGAGAGCACGGTGTCGAGGTCGACGTGTACGTGACCGACCTCGACGCCGAACCGGAGCTGGCGGCGGAACTGAGTGCCGCCGGGACACCGACGGTCGTCCACGCGCACGGGGACAACATCGAGACGGTCCGCGAGCTGGTGCCGACGCTGACACAGGAACACGTCCTGCCGACGACGCAGGCGGCCCCGAAGGAGCACGTCCGGAACTTCGGCGGGTTCACCGACGGCGACCGGGCGGCGTTCCTCGCGGACCACGTCGGCGCGAGCGAACTGGTCTTCCCCGGCTGGAACTTCGAGGACCCGTCGGTCGGCGCGATGAAGAAACAGAAGCTGGCGTGGGCCGCGCGGTTGCTCTACTGGCTGGAACAGCGCCGCGACGAGAGATTCGAGATTCTCGACGAGGTTCGAGACGGCTTAGAACTGCCCTAAAGCGCGGGTTGACGCTCGAACGGGGTCAGGGTTCGAGGACGACCTTCCCCGAGGACTTGCGAGCTTCGATGTACTCGTGCGCTTCGGCGGCGTCTTCGAGCGCGAACGTCTCACCGACGATGACCTCGAGCTCGCCGGATTCGAGGCCCTGCGTCAGATCCGGGACGGCTTCGAGGACGCGCTGGGGTTTCTGTTGCATGGCCTTGCCGAGGTGGTAGCCGATGACCGACTGGTTGCGGAAGAACATCTCGCTGGTGTCGAGCGTGCCCGGGACGCCACTGGCCGCGCCGTAGGGGACGATGCGCCCGAAGTCCTTCGTCGCGCGCACGGACTCGGCGAACACCTCGTCACCGACCCCGTCGAGCGCGAGGTCGACGCCCTCGCCGTCGGTCTCCTCGAGGACGACCTCGCGGAAGTCCGCCTCGGTGTAGTTGATGGGGTGGTCACAGCCCAGGTCGGCGGCGAGGTCGAGCTTCTCCTGCGTGCTCGCGGTGCCGAACACCTCCGCACCGGCGCGGTCCGCGAGCTGGACGGCGGCCGTGCCGACTCCGCCCGCGGCAGCCTGGATGAGGACGGATTCGCCCTCTTCGAGGCCGCCCCAGCCGAACAGGCAGTTGTGCGCGGTCAGGAACTGGACCGGGAAGCCGGCGGCCTCCGCGAAGGACATGCCCTCCGGGATGGGGAACAGGCTCTCGGCGTCGGTGACGGCGTACTCGGCGTAGCCGCCCACGCCGACGAGCCCGACGACGCGCTCGCCGCCCTCGTAGGCGACGCCCTCGCCGACCGCCTCGATGGTACCTGCGGCCTCGAAACCGGGGCGGAAGGGGGCCTCCGGGCCGCCCGGGTAGTGGCCACGCCGCTGCATGATGTCGGCGAAGTTGATGCCCGCGGCCTCGACCTCGATGCGGACCTGGCCGGGACCCGGTTCTGGTACGTCTTCCTCGACGACCTGCATCGACCCGGTGTCGCCGTACTCGCTGACCTCGATGGCTTTCATCTGCATCGCGACTGAGTACTCACTCAGTGCATGTAAGTCTGGGAGAACCGGCGAAACCGTCCACGAGTTCAGGGTTGTCCCGGCGGTGGCGAGGGTGTCACAGGGGGCAGGTTTAATCCCACCGTCGCCGCACGACAGTATATGACACACGACGTTGCGTTCCTCGACGACCTCTCGCTCGCCGAGGACCAGGTGACGACCGTCGAGGCCACACGCGAGAGCCACGCCTCGGACTGGGGCACCCCCGACGGGAAGGAGGTGACACCCGACGCCGTGGTCTACCCCGAATCGACCGCGGACGTCTCCGCCATCCTCGCCGCCGCGACCGACCACGACGTCCCCGTGACGCCCTACGCCGCCGGGACCAGCCTGGAGGGGAACGCGGTCCCGGCCTTCGCCGGCATCAGCATGGACCTGATGCGGATGGACGAGGTGACCGACTTCCGGCCGGATGACTTCCAGGTAGACGTCCAGCCAGGCGTGATGGGCTCGACCGTCGACGAGCGCGCCGGCGAGGCCGGCTTGTTCTTCCCGCCGCTCCCCTCCTCCGGCGATATCTCGACCATCGGC from Haloarchaeobius sp. HME9146 harbors:
- a CDS encoding phosphatase PAP2 family protein — its product is MEQLLPSLSPGTWFSLLVAVPTLLVFALGFRLFVPDVSFRSFVGGLVRTDWKYLGVAWVVTFGVNTMAHHFYAGRTYTSVIYGLEGTTVMLFQTVTWVPLTYAMTFVYLIGFPFVTLFTYWKLKAHDPEQARRYCAAYAMLVLMALPYFLAFPVSVTSEYLGHTATGGSGMEALMYDLHPVITEGITSTDTLVKAFPSLHTGISALAAVYSRYSSPRYARLAGGLTVAIMFSTFYLGVHWLTDAAFALVLVGLSFYVSQRISDPVTYEARIKKALRDQAGSGEPYGRGAD
- a CDS encoding 6-hydroxymethylpterin diphosphokinase MptE-like protein; protein product: MEFTEFEPVYERILQDFGFGREGDERARDVLADLTTPFDESRLSMLTGERIAICGAGPSLAEDLASLDADRVVAASTAAAVCREHGVEVDVYVTDLDAEPELAAELSAAGTPTVVHAHGDNIETVRELVPTLTQEHVLPTTQAAPKEHVRNFGGFTDGDRAAFLADHVGASELVFPGWNFEDPSVGAMKKQKLAWAARLLYWLEQRRDERFEILDEVRDGLELP
- a CDS encoding NADPH:quinone oxidoreductase family protein, coding for MKAIEVSEYGDTGSMQVVEEDVPEPGPGQVRIEVEAAGINFADIMQRRGHYPGGPEAPFRPGFEAAGTIEAVGEGVAYEGGERVVGLVGVGGYAEYAVTDAESLFPIPEGMSFAEAAGFPVQFLTAHNCLFGWGGLEEGESVLIQAAAGGVGTAAVQLADRAGAEVFGTASTQEKLDLAADLGCDHPINYTEADFREVVLEETDGEGVDLALDGVGDEVFAESVRATKDFGRIVPYGAASGVPGTLDTSEMFFRNQSVIGYHLGKAMQQKPQRVLEAVPDLTQGLESGELEVIVGETFALEDAAEAHEYIEARKSSGKVVLEP
- a CDS encoding RNA methyltransferase gives rise to the protein MTTPAVAVVDSKTPGNVGTIARAMKNFGMSELLLVDPPEGTQEKHSEAWGFAGRAREDVLANAKEVDFDYLVDNYYTVGLTATTNEDCRKHVRFPFFTPDELADDLAGLDADACLIFGREADGLTNEELSKVDAVCSIPASDDYPVLNLGQAATITLYELRGLTVEETQLPDREHERAEEAMLDRLYDQFDDLLDSIDHPEEKRAKTLRMARRVFGRAHPTQREARSLLGIFRRATNHPELASVARDPADRDEPGEATGQDD
- the folP gene encoding dihydropteroate synthase, with product MRDVDAAGLGIGDGYPTRVMGVLNVSSESPYKPSVFDDAGDAAAYVDEELIGEGADIVDVGLESANKKFEVLSAEQELDRLDVALETIESTSGDAIWSIETRYHEVAEAAIEGGFDMVNDIAGFADPKLPEVCAEYDVAVAKMASPPNLKRPGAVEETPWAERKGAEWAESADYIDQVYEALKQNGLTDKTIVDPAFGGWSEAQTTEQDREVLRRLREFRGLGQPILVSINRKNFLRELTDRSTEDALAVSLAATSMAIERGAHVVRTHDVRETVDACAVGDAFTPERYRGDADDVAVEELDVQTEGDVSRHVERLGTEDVAADATRAVFEVSGLTAGQAESLAAAASDAGAVFVTGADPGNAGLLVGSHRALRELAGSTPDDAGLVAVIDAVDATVA